TTAAAATGTCCGGCCAGTCCTCCTCCGTGGGGAAGTAGGCAGATGAAATGATCTCAGAATAAGTTTTATCAGAGTCATAAAATTCTTCGCCAGCTTTAACTTCATTGAAGATTGCATTAGGAGCTGAATTAAACTTGACGATTTTATTCGCTAGCGTGCTCAAATTATTCCTCTCCATAACAACTTCCATAGGTTTTACTTGCGACATTAATGTGTCTAGTTTGGTGCATTCACTATCATCCTCAAATTCCAGCATTTGAATTTCACCAGTTGCAGTATCAATGAAAGCCGctccaaatatttttgtaCTTAACTTCTTTGCCATAGTCGATGAATCCAATTGGGCCTGGTTGTAGTAGTTGCCAGGCTCTTCTCTAATAGCAAGACAAAACGTTGCTAGGTCCGAATGCAACATATCACCATCTGTTAAAGTGCCAGAGGTTAATATGCATTGCAGTTCTCTCTTGACAATACCTTTTGAACCTTCTCTCATTTCTTTAGCCAACATTGATTCTCTCTGGTCCACCTTAGCGACTTTATAACCCATTTGAATAAACTGAGCTGCCCAGTATTCAAATGACATTTCTGGTATCCCAGCTAATTGCATATTGGCACGTCCACCACCAGCAATCTTTAAGTCGAACAGTGCATTAGCCAACAATGCATCTTTTTCGTACAGTTCGAAGAATTTACcctttttgaagaagacaaTGCAATCCCACATTTTGGATTTAATTTCCCAAtattgtttttcaaaaggcGTAAATTTGTTCCATGCAGAGGATGGGATATACAATGTTCTTGGGTCATACTCTGGATCATTCTTGGAACGGCGCTGAGCGTCACGTTCATCCACCAGCCACTgatatctttcttcattttgctTATTGAATTTGCTGGATTTTGAGACCGCTGATTTTTGGCTGCGAGGAGGAGTATAAGATCTACTTCGGATCTGTTTTGGTCTGCTTTTGTCCTTTGAATTCATATGAGAGGTGCTTCCTGTAAAaggtgatgaagaatgaGAAATATTCGGTATTTTCCTCTTCGATGTCGCTTCAGCTAAGGAAAGcaaatcatcatcgtcatcgtcacCATTATCATCTAGTTCGTGTTTGACATCTCCTTTACTCTCTATaacatcattatcatcatcgtcttcatccGCTTCATTCTTATCAGGTACatattcatcttcatcacttTCGCTATCGATTACTTTACTTCTCTTTCGTTTCGTACCAAACGTAGTGCTTGAAACCTCCTCGTCGCTTTCAGCGTAGTTGACCTTTCTTTTATGGGTTCTTGGTGATTGAGAGGAAGATGACATATCATCATCGGCAGTGATGGCACTTTTAACGTCCGTCACATTAGCATTTAATAAGGTATCGGACTGGGGCTCCTGGGAATGTGCAGTTTCACTTTTGGCAGTTGATAACGTTTCTTCAGCCATAGTTAAATCATTATCACCGTCTATATCTACAAAAAGCTGACCTGCCTTTTTACTTTCTGGCTTTTCAGTTACCTTCTCAGTATGTGAATTTTGTGGAGTCACCGAAGTAGGCCTGCAATCTTTCTTGCTGGGTGTGCCAGAAGGCATCtgtttagaaaaaaatgataataagCTCgattgtttcattttcttttgagatGATGTGGATGCATTTTTTAAGTGCGCAGTCTTGGAAGCTTTAGGGGTAGCTGGGgccattttgaaatgaaaagCAGCCTAATCAAACCTCTCACAGATGTACTTTTTGCAGGTTACTTTAATCAAGattctttatttattaaCCAGGAATGGTTTCACGAAAAGCTTAGTTGCTTAGATATATTCTCAAGTATTATCTCCATAACagcttaaaaaaaattcagacGCGTATTAGCTTTTATTCACGCGTTCGTGTTTTCCGGGCAATTATATAACGTATAAACAAATTCATTTACACAGGCGCattcatatatatgtatatatatatgctaTCACACAATAATGTGGAaacttctttattttcaacaaaaactagatttatttatttaagATTGAAGAGCGTGTTGTAAGAAATCAGGGTCTTCCTCCAAGGACTCTTTAATTATATCTAAACCACCTTGAAACTCCCCATTAATATATAGCTGAGGAAAAGTTGGCCATTCGGAGAACTTTTTCAAGTGTTGTCTAACAGAATCGTCCCTCAATATATCGAAAAAGCCAAATCTTACTTGATGCTCTCTCAAAATGCCCACTAACTGTCTCGAAAACCCACATTTAGGTTCAGAGGGGCTCCCTTTCATAAATAGCATAACTGGTGCAGCATTAACCAATTTGGTCAATCTGGCGTTTACTTGCTCctcagtttcttcttcctcgtcatcatcgtcaatATCTTCGTCATTGTGACTTCCTTCATTTGCGCCTACATTTTCAACTGTACTAGTTGGCGTCGATTCGGGATTTATTGACTTCTTGTAGTTTTCCAGCAAAGACACAAATTCCTTTGGATCTGCGCCAGACAACTCTTTTAAAATTGTTCCTTTGTGAATTAGAATAAAATATGGAACAGCCGAGATTTCGAACAGTTCTGAAATTTCAGAGTTTTCGTCGGCATCAATAGATAAAAAAGAGACACTGGCATTAGAGGGTTCATTACTAATGGCTTCGAAGACCTGTTTCAATGCTTTGCATGGCTCTGCCCAACTAGTATGGAAATAAAGGACGATTAATTTGTCGCCCGCTGCAGTGGTGGTCAAGTAGGTAAATTGTTCTTGATCGTCGATTTCAATAACAGGCATTTGCTATAGTTAATTTTGCTGTTCTGTATAGTATTATTGAGAGTGTTTGTAGTTAGGGGAAGGAAAACGATGAAACAAACGTATCTTTAAAGCTTGAAGAAAGTTTACTTAGTCATAAAGATATTCTATTGACCTTGCggtttttcaatttcgtGACCCGGCATGACAcagctgaaaaaaaattcatttcgAAAATGATGGCGCAACGGAGGAAAAACGCCACAAgtgagtgaaaaaaaagtaaaaattAAGGTCCTACCCGGATTCGAACCGGGGTTGTCCGGATCAAAACCGAAAGTGATAACCACTACACTATAGGACCAGAACAACGATGTCAATGTTGTATCTCAAGATGGGGTACCTCAACATGACGACAGTACGTCATAATGAACACGACGGaaatatctataaaaacGTGTCTGAAATAAATCAATATAAGTCGTACAAGATATCAGCACCACATTTGTAATTCCATTCTAGAACGTGTTCCTCAAGCAAATGAAACACCCGAAATATAAATAGACGAACAATTAGATTAGATCCGAGATTCTGCGCTTCCACCCTTCAAGTATAAACtagatcttatatattaGATATAAGTAAGTAACATCTCGTGAATTATCGTAACAACCGGTTTAGCAAACAAGTTACTTCCCTGTTATCAACAGGATTGCTAAATCACCTTGGTATTACTCGAGCCCGTAATACAACAgtcaaaatttcattacTGGGCGAGTAGTACTTagaagttttctttttcaggtAGGGACTTGTCGATATGGATTGGATATAATTCACGTGATGTTACTTATTCTGCATGGACCGCTAGGCAGAGAGACTATTATGAAGCTACCTGAATTAGTGAGTAAAATGTATTATAGTGTATTTGTTGATAgttagtagtattaattaaaaataaaaagcagaactcttacttatactatataagagaggtatataaaacacacgccgattggacatattaagtatgttcaacataataataaactagggaatttactataagttcaatgtaacgacacatatcatttatatatatatattccaAGTTAATGTTCAAgtaatggatctttgactccaagtgcatCCACCAatagaacgtcatttcaacattcttcattagGAAACAAAGGCTggttatgtgaataatgatgaacctacttgttccaatagtattatcaatattttttttacatattGGTGTATATCTTCCTACCTCCGTTTTATGTGCTTCCGCTCATCGATCGTATTACATCACCAACCCCCTGAATCAATGAGCGCTTGTTGATTCCATAATTTACGTCATCTTTTGAACACCATATATGGTAATACTTCAGCGGCATGAATGATAACCTTAGTCTGCTATACTAGTAATCGATATTTGATTGTCGCTTaaataattcttttttcaaagattgagGAGTTCAGTAAGAGCTAACGGCTACGGATCAAAACAGGGCacattattttcttgttctttacATGTAGGCGTTTTAGTATTTTATAATGAATCAAAGGGTTCGGTCAATAAAATTCTATAGTTCGGACTTGGCACACAAGATGTACTACCCCTAGCAAACGTGGACGCCCAGGGAGCGCGCAAAAAGATGCTTGTACGTAGAAAATAACTGTGAAACCCCGCGTCATCGAGAAATAAGTGCATAATGCATGAACCCGATGAGGGTTATTTAGAAAGCAATTTCAAGCAAATTATACGCGCAATCGTTCGTAGCAAGGCCAAAGTCCCGACATCTGgtgttctttctttcgTAGAGCCAAATCGACGGACCATGATGATACCAGAAATAAAGCATTAcgtttatttctttcttcctgATCTCAATGCAAAGACAAAACTATGCTGCAATAGTTTGAAATCAGCACTGCTATTGGAAAACTCTTGCACACCACGCATACAACGAGGCCCTGTACTTGTTTAATCGTTTGTGaactccaaaaaaatatcaagttTTACGGATTAGCAGAACCAAACCTGGCACAAACGTTGTGTTCAGCTTATAATCATCCTAAAGGGGGTTTTTGGAATCGGGTCCGTACATTACTTAAGATAGTCTTTTAAGCATATATTTTAGGCATTTTGCTCAGAACAAGCACATGCATACACGAAAATAGCCGCCCATTGCGACAGCCGTTGTAGATGACAATACGCCACCGTTGACGTCGTAGAAAGTGCATGGTCGACCATGACGCGAGGGGGCGAATCGAATGGATCGCCCTTTCtcctctttcttcattctgCCTTATCTTCATTTATAACACGAACTTGTAGTCGCAATCcttgtttatatatactGATGGCTTGTACATCCTTTCTAACAAATACTTTTATAATTCCTTCTTAAAGCAGTGATCAATTGCATTCTTCCTTCcactttcttttgatttaaGAATCCAACTCTGAACCAAACCGTATGTTTTATTTATTGATTACTTGTTTCATTAACTTTTTTCACAAAACATCATCAccttctttgatttgaatCCTTTACCACTACGATAGCCACTTTCCTCAAACGTATTTTAGTTGGCCTTGAAAGCTGTGAAATATTATAGTTCTCTTTTGCTTACTTCGTTTTCTACATTTCGTCCTTGTATATGTCTTAAATTGGCTGAGAGCGTTTTCTGCTTTCTTCTAATAAGAGAATTGGAACCATTCAAGATATATTGATCCGAAGTTGTATTCGAATGCGttcgattttttcatagATGAAATACGAGAGTAAGATTTATTCTTGTTCATTATCAATGCCAATGAAGTAAGCCAAGTATGCATGTGCATACAACCAGCGATGAAACGgcgagaaaaaaaagtgcaGCAACAACTAATAATATAACCGAACTATTTATCTTTGCTTTTAGGAATATCGGTGGATAAATCGGGGATATCTTCGAAATGATTCGACATTGCGTCACCCGCTTTGATCGAAGAGCATTCAGGAAAATATGTAAAAAAACCCCGGCCGAAAGGGGcaaaaatattatattGGGGCTTTTGTCTACTTTTTCCAATTATTCCGTTGTCAGAGACTAGAAATTGTTTTGGCTTAAACATTTGTTCATTTATCATTCCATTACTAACTTTTTTATTCGAGAAATTTTTGCCTCCCAACTTTAgtcgttattttttttattgattaAGGGGGAAAAGCAGAGAAACggaaaaactaaaacaGAAGATTTAACAATACACTATCAATTTCTAACGAAATAGAAAGGAATAAATAATATCTACCCGAAAAAAGTACCCATTaccataaaaaaatatgtctCAAACTCGTGAGGATTCTGTCTACCTAGCTAAACTGGCTGAACAAGCCGAACGTTATGAGGAAATGGTCGAAAACATGAAGGCTGTCGCTTCTTCAGGTCAAGAACTATCTGTCGAAGAGCGCAACTTATTATCAGTTGCTTACAAGAACGTCATTGGTGCTCGTCGTGCTTCTTGGAGAATAGTTTCTTCAATCGaacagaaagaagaatcaaaggaaaaatcTGAACATCAAGTCGAATTAATTCGCTCTTACCGCTCTAAAATTGAACTTGAATTGACTAAAATTTCTGATGACATTTTGTCCGTATTAGATTCTCATTTGATTCCTTCTGCTACTACCGGTGAATCTAAGGTATTCTACTATAAAATGAAGGGTGACTACCACCGTTATTTGGCTGAATTTTCTAGTGGCGATGCTAgagaaaaagcaacaaaTGCCTCTTTGGAAGCTTACAAGACGGCCTCCGAAATTGCCACCACCGAGTTGCCTCCAACTCACCCAATTCGTTTAGGTTTAGCCTTGAACTTCTCCGTCTTCTATTACGAAATTCAAAACTCTCCAGACAAAGCCTGTCATCTGGCTAAACAAGCCTTCGACGATGCTATTGCTGAACTAGATACTTTATCTGAAGAATCATACAAGGATAGTACTTTGATCATGCAATTATTGAGAGATAATTTGACCTTATGGACTTCTGACATTTCTGAATCTGGCCAAGAagatcaacaacaacaacagcaacaacaacaacaacaacaagcTCCAGCTGAGCCAACCCAAGGTGAACCGGCCAAATAAGAGCTCTGAAAGATTACAACGAGAAATGAAGATTTATCACTCCAGTTTTCTTgctaatgaaaatgaatgCAATTCGATTTTGATACTTTTTTAgaggaaggaaaaaatatcttcGTCCAACACAAATtcacaaaattttcagtttaCAGATcacaaaatataaaaaacctctaaaaaaatagttTCTTAATATATAAGGTAAAAATAGTTTTCTCTGTTTCACTATTATCACTGTTTTCTGTATCTATTCCTATTTTTATTACCACAATTATATCTTTTAATTACTATATTGTATTCTAAGCTGGCCCGGTtcgcaaaaaaaaaattgtatgGGCTCTAATCGTTTGTCTTAAAAAGGAACCACATactatgtatatatactaCTTCCTGGCACTTACTGCTTCCTGGATCTTCTCAGCAGATCTTACTTTTGGATGGTGTGGAGGCATCATTTTTGTCACTTGAGCCCTCTCAAAGTATAGGGGGCGGGGGCGCGTAGATCCGCAAATGCGAATCCGTTcgaactaaaaaaaaaaaggcattaCTACGTTTGACGAGGAGCATACAGTAAATAAAGcattaaaaaaacaaatctAAAAGATCAAAAATCGAAAAGATGTCGGTAATTCCtccaagatttttcaagattgcAAACATATCAATTGGTTGCTTAGACATCATTGCTGCCCTTTCGCAATTGACGTACCTTTTCACCAATTTAAGCATCTTTCTCCTAGCCGTTTATGGACTAGTGCTCTCCCTACCTATCGTTTATCTGGAGTTTAAAGTGCCATCCAACCTCTACAGGTATGcctctttttattttagtTTCCTTGGAAGAGGACTATCTTATATTCTATTGGGTCTAATAGTTAGCTTCGGCGGTATCTATAACAAGTTGGCAGGCATACTGACCTTTATTTTGGGGGTAGCCTTCATTgtcttccatttttcacaaTTTGTGGAAGAGCCTGCTAATTTCAGAGCGCCGGGCTCGTCTTTGTCAATTGGTGATGATGACA
This is a stretch of genomic DNA from Saccharomyces kudriavzevii IFO 1802 strain IFO1802 genome assembly, chromosome: 4. It encodes these proteins:
- the GRX3 gene encoding monothiol glutaredoxin GRX3 (similar to Saccharomyces cerevisiae GRX3 (YDR098C) and GRX4 (YER174C); ancestral locus Anc_8.240); amino-acid sequence: MPVIEIDDQEQFTYLTTTAAGDKLIVLYFHTSWAEPCKALKQVFEAISNEPSNASVSFLSIDADENSEISELFEISAVPYFILIHKGTILKELSGADPKEFVSLLENYKKSINPESTPTSTVENVGANEGSHNDEDIDDDDEEEETEEQVNARLTKLVNAAPVMLFMKGSPSEPKCGFSRQLVGILREHQVRFGFFDILRDDSVRQHLKKFSEWPTFPQLYINGEFQGGLDIIKESLEEDPDFLQHALQS
- the TVP15 gene encoding Tvp15p (similar to Saccharomyces cerevisiae TVP15 (YDR100W); ancestral locus Anc_8.244), with the translated sequence MSVIPPRFFKIANISIGCLDIIAALSQLTYLFTNLSIFLLAVYGLVLSLPIVYLEFKVPSNLYRYASFYFSFLGRGLSYILLGLIVSFGGIYNKLAGILTFILGVAFIVFHFSQFVEEPANFRAPGSSLSIGDDDIDDDDDMI
- the BMH2 gene encoding 14-3-3 family protein BMH2 (similar to Saccharomyces cerevisiae BMH2 (YDR099W) and BMH1 (YER177W); ancestral locus Anc_8.243) gives rise to the protein MSQTREDSVYLAKLAEQAERYEEMVENMKAVASSGQELSVEERNLLSVAYKNVIGARRASWRIVSSIEQKEESKEKSEHQVELIRSYRSKIELELTKISDDILSVLDSHLIPSATTGESKVFYYKMKGDYHRYLAEFSSGDAREKATNASLEAYKTASEIATTELPPTHPIRLGLALNFSVFYYEIQNSPDKACHLAKQAFDDAIAELDTLSEESYKDSTLIMQLLRDNLTLWTSDISESGQEDQQQQQQQQQQQQAPAEPTQGEPAK